The genome window AGTCTGCTTCTGCTACGACACTGAATCGAAGGAACAGAACCCACCCCGTCTTGCCCAGCTGCACTTTCACGTGCCCGTACTCTTCCCCGAACGTTACGGTCAGAGGACGAAGCTGGTCAGCGTGGCGACCATCCAATCTCACATCCTCACGCAGAgcattgaggatgaagtCGCGCTCAGCAATTGAGAGCGGTGCTTCTTTGTTCATGGTTGCGGAGGCGGACTTGGCCCCGACGGGGTCGATCAAGACGGACTTTTTGGGAAATTTCTGGATTCTGCAGCGTCATTCAATGCAGCGGATCATCAATCTTCCAGATAAGCCAATTATATTAGTAGTAGCCTGAAGGCGGTGAGAATGGCTGGTACAGCGGGTAGCCTGAGGCCGCAACATTGACATTATCATCCTTTGGCAAGAATAGATCATCCAGCATAAAACAGACAACAGCCCATCCGTGACAGCCCATCATGACTACAGGTATGGTGAAGCTAAATATTATTTTTCAAAAATAATGCGCTAACTGGATCATAGCTCACAGACCGACCTTCGATCCCGTATGTGCTCATCCTACTATCCCCATCCTCAAGCGGAGCTCACCATGGTTATAGGCGcaagggaaagaagctcTACGTGGACCAGCTTACCACCAACGACTTTTACCTGCATATACACATCTCAAGACTCGGTAGGTCAACGCGTTATCAGCTGAGGACACTCTATCCTGACTATTCCCAGGCAATTAGGGCAAGGAAGTGAAGCGGAAGTCCGACAGCGCGACCTACGAGCCGAGCTACTCCAGGCCGAGGCTGCTCACTTTGCGAAGAAGAACGGAGTCCCAATCAatgagcccgtcactgaaAGCGCCGCACCGAAACGTCTACTAGAAGGTGGGCCCCCTGATGGTGCAaacgaagcagaagaggaggaccCGGAAGCAAAACGACGGCGGATATTAGAGGAAACTCGGGAGATAGACGCGGACTCGGAAGGATCAGAGGATGACAgcagtgaagaagagaggtGAGTAACCCATTGCCGGTCAGGCTGCGATGGAACATGCTCACACGGTGCAgtgatgacgaagatgaagctgCGGAATTGATGCGGGAACTGGAAAAAATAAAGAGGGAGAGGCTAGagcagaaagagaaagaggttGGTTTCATTTGTTCATGTGGTTTCCTGCCATACTCACCGATTTCTAGGAACGCGAACGTGCTgcaaaggaagaggagcaacGAGAGTATGACATTGCCAGGGGCAACCCGCTGCTCAATCCCCAGGACTTCAATCTCAAGCGGAGATGGGACGACGACGTTGTCTTCAAGAATCAAGCTCGCGGGACCGAAGAGAAACGGGGAAAGGAGTTTGTCAATGTAAGTCTTATCAGTAGAGGATCTCGAATGGCACTAATCATATGACAGGATTTGTTGCGCTCCGATTTTCACAAAAGATTTATGGTGAGTCAACTTTTCGAAAGGATATACGAACGTTGCTAATGTACCACTAGTCCAAGTATGTCCGTTAGACTGACACTCTCACTGATACTCGAAAAACCTGGCGCCCGTTTTCGCCTTTTTGAGCCACACCAGGAGCTACGTACAAGCTCATTTCAGCTTAAACCGAAGTCCATAGGGTAGATGGCTGGCTTGACGACCCGTC of Aspergillus fumigatus Af293 chromosome 2, whole genome shotgun sequence contains these proteins:
- a CDS encoding spliceosome-associated CWC15 family protein codes for the protein MTTAHRPTFDPAQGKEALRGPAYHQRLLPAYTHLKTRQLGQGSEAEVRQRDLRAELLQAEAAHFAKKNGVPINEPVTESAAPKRLLEGGPPDGANEAEEEDPEAKRRRILEETREIDADSEGSEDDSSEEESDDEDEAAELMRELEKIKRERLEQKEKEERERAAKEEEQREYDIARGNPLLNPQDFNLKRRWDDDVVFKNQARGTEEKRGKEFVNDLLRSDFHKRFMVSQLFERIYERC